A part of SAR202 cluster bacterium genomic DNA contains:
- a CDS encoding DUF4386 family protein, translated as MRRRQGDRMKMVIGPKQLTGILLLVMTVVDLSWYYFFEIAPLDVDMTTPGAVAASFAVINENRGMYLAGLWDDFAWNFTAFLVGWGLYLGLRDRDQRWALLGGLSFVAAAITYVIADAVWLGWDSFADQYASASGAAAESLKTAALALSPIDWWADGIGSIFFSVGLLAFSLALRAVTGGWGRWLWALGLVGAVVCFTTSLFDVTAADYLYFVNTVWYALTGVWLLMDSMAKKAEAAQPSAATT; from the coding sequence CAGCTGACTGGTATTCTTCTGTTGGTCATGACCGTCGTAGACCTGAGCTGGTACTACTTCTTCGAAATAGCCCCGCTGGACGTGGACATGACCACGCCGGGGGCGGTCGCCGCATCGTTCGCCGTCATCAACGAGAACCGCGGGATGTACCTCGCCGGGCTGTGGGACGACTTCGCCTGGAACTTCACAGCCTTTCTCGTCGGCTGGGGGCTGTACCTGGGGCTGCGCGACCGCGACCAGCGGTGGGCGCTGCTGGGCGGGCTCAGCTTCGTCGCCGCCGCAATCACATACGTGATTGCGGACGCCGTCTGGCTCGGCTGGGACAGCTTCGCCGATCAGTACGCCTCTGCGAGCGGCGCCGCTGCAGAGTCGCTCAAGACCGCCGCGCTGGCGCTTAGCCCCATCGACTGGTGGGCCGACGGCATCGGCTCGATCTTCTTCAGTGTGGGCCTGCTGGCGTTCAGCCTCGCGCTTCGCGCCGTGACCGGCGGTTGGGGCCGCTGGCTCTGGGCGCTGGGCCTCGTGGGCGCGGTGGTCTGCTTCACCACCTCGCTCTTCGATGTGACCGCCGCGGACTACCTCTACTTTGTAAACACCGTGTGGTACGCGCTGACAGGCGTCTGGCTCCTCATGGACTCCATGGCGAAGAAGGCGGAGGCGGCGCAGCCGTCTGCCGCGACGACCTGA